From a region of the Salvelinus namaycush isolate Seneca chromosome 40, SaNama_1.0, whole genome shotgun sequence genome:
- the LOC120033628 gene encoding quinone oxidoreductase-like protein 1 isoform X1, protein MYLFCKISAYSLTWFNKNFGSTSFYFQCTGLYCKLGETAAEAKFVIQETNVPSALGSNQVKVQVKACALSPLDIKLHEDLKFQRDLVPVGREIVGIVLQVGPKVTFFQPDDEVVGILPLDTAMSGLCYAVVINEHHLVQKPEKLSWVEAAGAIRDGLRAYTALHTLARMASGHTLLVLDGASPFGVLAIQLAHYHGVKVLASALSSEDQKFLEQLRPSIARVIGVWDSKVDLVDSCLEETGGLGVDIVMDSGVRLHEEEPEARCLLPYKHDIITLLGVGGHWVTTEQNLQLDPPDSRSLFLKAASLSFLNEEVWGASSARQGRYLHIMKDIVEKLSTGTLRPQLEDPVPLYDATVSMEMVQKKQVRKRLVIQL, encoded by the exons atgtatttgttttgtaAGATATCTGCATACTCATTGACATGGTTTAACAAGAATTTTGGCAGTACAAGTTTCTACTTTCAATGCACAG GGCTTTACTGTAAACTGGGTGAAACTGCTGCAGAGGCGAAATTTGTCATCCAGGAAACG AATGTACCCAGTGCCCTCGGTAGCAACCAGGTCAAAGTGCAAGTGAAGGCATGTGCCCTTAGTCCACTGGATATAAAA CTCCACGAGGATCTAAAGTTCCAAAGGGACCTGGTGCCAGTAGGGAGGGAGATTGTTGGGATCGTCCTCCAAG TTGGGCCTAAGGTGACCTTTTTCCAACCTGATGATGAAGTTGTAG GAATTCTGCCCTTGGATACAGCAATGTCTGGTTTGTGCTATGCTGTTGTCATCAACGAGCATCATCTTG TGCAGAAGCCAGAGAAGTTGAGCTGGGTGGAGGCGGCAGGGGCCATTCGGGATGGACTGCGGGCCTATACAGCCCTCCATACCCTAGCCCGTATGGCATCCGGGCACACTCTGCTGGTGCTGGACGGAGCCAGT CCCTTTGGAGTTCTGGCCATCCAGCTGGCCCACTACCATGGGGTTAAAGTACTGGCATCAGCCCTGTCCTCCGAAGACCAGAAGTTCCTGGAGCAGCTTCGGCCCAGCATCG CCAGGGTGATAGGTGTGTGGGATTCCAAGGTAGACCTGGTCGATTCTTGTTTGGAAGAGACGGGCGGTCTAGGGGTGGACATTGTCATGGACTCTGGAG TGAGATTGCACGAGGAGGAGCCAGAGGCCAGGTGTCTTCTGCCTTACAAGCATGACATCATCACCCTGCTCGGGGTTGGAGGTCACTGGGTTACAACTGAGCAAAACCTGCAG CTGGACCCTCCAGATAGCCGCAGCCTCTTCCTGAAGGCCGCCTCCCTGTCTTTCCTCAACGAGGAGGTGTGGGGGGCTTCCAGTGCCCGCCAGGGGAGGTACCTCC ACATCATGAAGGATATAGTGGAGAAGCTTTCCACTGGGACCTTAAG GCCCCAGCTAGAGGACCCGGTGCCTTTGTATGATGCCACAGTTTCCATGGAGATGGTGCAAAAGAAACAAGTCCGGAAGAGGTTGGTTATTCAACTCTGA
- the LOC120033628 gene encoding quinone oxidoreductase-like protein 1 isoform X2, whose protein sequence is MKGLYCKLGETAAEAKFVIQETNVPSALGSNQVKVQVKACALSPLDIKLHEDLKFQRDLVPVGREIVGIVLQVGPKVTFFQPDDEVVGILPLDTAMSGLCYAVVINEHHLVQKPEKLSWVEAAGAIRDGLRAYTALHTLARMASGHTLLVLDGASPFGVLAIQLAHYHGVKVLASALSSEDQKFLEQLRPSIARVIGVWDSKVDLVDSCLEETGGLGVDIVMDSGVRLHEEEPEARCLLPYKHDIITLLGVGGHWVTTEQNLQLDPPDSRSLFLKAASLSFLNEEVWGASSARQGRYLHIMKDIVEKLSTGTLRPQLEDPVPLYDATVSMEMVQKKQVRKRLVIQL, encoded by the exons ATGAAAGGGCTTTACTGTAAACTGGGTGAAACTGCTGCAGAGGCGAAATTTGTCATCCAGGAAACG AATGTACCCAGTGCCCTCGGTAGCAACCAGGTCAAAGTGCAAGTGAAGGCATGTGCCCTTAGTCCACTGGATATAAAA CTCCACGAGGATCTAAAGTTCCAAAGGGACCTGGTGCCAGTAGGGAGGGAGATTGTTGGGATCGTCCTCCAAG TTGGGCCTAAGGTGACCTTTTTCCAACCTGATGATGAAGTTGTAG GAATTCTGCCCTTGGATACAGCAATGTCTGGTTTGTGCTATGCTGTTGTCATCAACGAGCATCATCTTG TGCAGAAGCCAGAGAAGTTGAGCTGGGTGGAGGCGGCAGGGGCCATTCGGGATGGACTGCGGGCCTATACAGCCCTCCATACCCTAGCCCGTATGGCATCCGGGCACACTCTGCTGGTGCTGGACGGAGCCAGT CCCTTTGGAGTTCTGGCCATCCAGCTGGCCCACTACCATGGGGTTAAAGTACTGGCATCAGCCCTGTCCTCCGAAGACCAGAAGTTCCTGGAGCAGCTTCGGCCCAGCATCG CCAGGGTGATAGGTGTGTGGGATTCCAAGGTAGACCTGGTCGATTCTTGTTTGGAAGAGACGGGCGGTCTAGGGGTGGACATTGTCATGGACTCTGGAG TGAGATTGCACGAGGAGGAGCCAGAGGCCAGGTGTCTTCTGCCTTACAAGCATGACATCATCACCCTGCTCGGGGTTGGAGGTCACTGGGTTACAACTGAGCAAAACCTGCAG CTGGACCCTCCAGATAGCCGCAGCCTCTTCCTGAAGGCCGCCTCCCTGTCTTTCCTCAACGAGGAGGTGTGGGGGGCTTCCAGTGCCCGCCAGGGGAGGTACCTCC ACATCATGAAGGATATAGTGGAGAAGCTTTCCACTGGGACCTTAAG GCCCCAGCTAGAGGACCCGGTGCCTTTGTATGATGCCACAGTTTCCATGGAGATGGTGCAAAAGAAACAAGTCCGGAAGAGGTTGGTTATTCAACTCTGA
- the setd4 gene encoding SET domain-containing protein 4, producing MTVSYGGMSGIIINIRTRSLPVNTNVYGYDFPSKPIIMTRKQHGRRARKKRQRECRETTVQSVTLSHEPQFVALRRWLQQRGFSSKLLVPAHFSDTGRGLMTLQPIKADDLVISLPEKCLLTTSTVLRSYIGEYIERWKPPVSPLLALCAFLISERHFGQRAEWKPYIDVLPKKYTCPAYFSDEVINLLPGSLSGKALEQRAIVQELHSSSLDFFSSLQPLFSQPVESVFTYDALRWAWCSVNTRTVYMEHQHSPYMSKERNVYALAPYLDLLNHCPAIQVKASFSHVSRCYEIRSVQGCKRFQQAFICYGPHDNQRLLLEYGFVAPGNPHSVVYVDQVILQQCICITDINQLAQKLIFLKKNDFLANLTLSLDGPSWRLMTALRLLSLKTEQYPFWKSVLLGAVVSQDREEWSVDAALRLCHYLMVDNTRALDKISQLTERADASLKEQLAVVECLRREEQGILGLNQKQLLPSRQNSMHNLV from the exons ATGACAGTGAGTTATGGAGGCATGAGTGGGATTATTATCAACATTAGAACACGGAGTTTGCCAGTTAATACGAATGTCTATGGATATGATTTCCCATCAAAGCCCATCATCATGACGAGGAAGCAACATGGGAGAAGGGCGAGAAAGAAGAGGCAACGGGAGTGCAGAGAAACAACTGTTCAGTCAG TGACACTATCTCATGAACCACAATTTGTGGCTCTAAGAAGATGGCTGCAGCAGAGAGGCTTCAGCTCCAAGCTTCTAGTACCTGCACACTTCTCAG ACACAGGACGTGGACTGATGACCTTACAGCCTATCAAG GCTGACGATTTGGTGATCTCCTTACCTGAAAAATGCCTTTTAACTACCTCTACTGTTCTAAGGAGCTACATTGGTGAATACATAGAAAG ATGGAAACCGCCTGTGTCTCCTCTCTTAGCTCTCTGTGCTTTCCTCATCTCTGAGAGACATTTTGGCCAACGTGCAGAATGGAAGCCCTACATCGACGTTCTGCCCAAAAAATACACGTGCCCTGCTTACTTCTCAGATGAGGTCATCAACCTGCTGCCGGGGAGTCTGAGTGGGAAGGCCCTGGAGCAGAGAGCCATAGTTCAGGAGCTGCACTCCTCTTCGTTGGACTTCTTCAGCTCCCTCCAGCCTCTCTTCAGTCAGCCCGTAGAGAGTGTGTTCACGTATGATGCACTGCGCTGGGCATGGTGCAGTGTGAACACGCGCACTGTGTACATGGAGCACCAACACAGCCCCTACATGTCCAAGGAGAGAAATGTGTATGCCTTAGCCCCCTACCTGGACCTGCTCAACCACTGCCCAGCCATACAG GTAAAGGCGAGCTTCAGCCATGTGAGCAGGTGCTATGAGATCCGTAGCGTCCAAGGCTGCAAGAGATTCCAGCAGGCTTTTATCTGCTACGGTCCCCATGACAACCAACGTCTCCTGTTAGAGTATGGGTTTGTTGCTCCTGGAAACCCTCACAGTGTGGTGTATGTGGACCAAG TTATCCTTCAACAGTGCATCTGTATAACAGACATAAATCAGCTGGCACAGAAGCTAATCTTCCTGAAGAAAAATGACTTTTTAGC AAACTTGACCCTTAGTTTGGATGGGCCCTCCTGGAGACTGATGACCGCCCTCAGGCTGCTGTCACTTAAGACAGAACAATA CCCTTTTTGGAAGAGTGTCCTCTTGGGGGCGGTGGTGAGCCaggacagagaggagtggagtgtCGATGCAGCCCTTAGGCTTTGTCACTACCTGATGGTTGACAACACTAGAGCTCTGGACAAG ATATCCCAACTAACAGAGAGGGCAGACGCGTCTCTCAAGGAGCAGCTAGCTGTGGTGGAATGTCTACGACGAGAGGAGCAAGGAATTTTGGGTCTTAACCAGAAACAATTGTTGCCAAGCAGACAGAACAGCATGCACAACTTAGTATGA
- the cbr1 gene encoding carbonyl reductase [NADPH] 1, with product MPKVALVTGSNKGIGFAIVRSLCKQFNGDVFLSGRDAGRGTAAVESLNSEGLKPLFQQLDINDPESVRAARDFFNEKYGGLDVLVNNAGIAFKNADTTPFGTQAEVTLKTNFFATRDMCNEFLPIIKPGGRVVNVSSVMSSIALNRCSPELQARFRSNDITEEELVGLMERFVQEAQAGAHSQGGWPDTAYGVSKTGLTVLSRIHACKLRHERPADQILLNACCPGWVRTDMAGPNATKSPDEGAITPVYLALLPAGAGEPQGQFVMDKKVQPW from the exons ATGCCAAAAGTTGCACTGGTGACTGGTTCCAATAAGGGGATTGGATTTGCAATTGTGCGGTCGCTTTGCAAGCAATTCAATGGTGATGTTTTCCTCAGTGGCCGGGATGCTGGCCGTGGAACAGCGGCTGTGGAGAGCCTGAATTCTGAAGGGCTGAAACCCCTCTTCCAACAGCTTGACATCAACGACCCAGAAAGTGTGCGCGCGGCCCGAGATTTCTTCAATGAGAAATATGGTGGCCTTGATGTGCTCGTTAACAATGCTGGGATTGCCTTTAAAA ATGCTGATACTACACCCTTTGGAACCCAAGCTGAGGTGACTCTCAAAACTAACTTCTTTGCCACAAGAGACATGTGCAATGAGTTTCTCCCCATCATCAAACCAGGAG GGAGGGTGGTGAATGTGTCTAGTGTTATGAGCTCCATCGCCCTGAACCGCTGCAGCCCTGAACTCCAGGCCCGGTTCCGCAgcaatgacatcacagaggaggagctggtggggctgaTGGAGAGGTTTGTCCAGGAGGCCCAGGCAGGGGCGCACTCCCAGGGGGGCTGGCCCGACACAGCCTACGGGGTGTCCAAAACAGGCCTCACCGTGCTCTCCAGGATCCACGCCTGCAAGCTGAGGCATGAGAGACCAGCTGACCAGATCCTTCTGAATGCGTGCTGCCCGGGCTGGGTGAGGACCGATATGGCTGGGCCCAACGCCACCAAGTCACCTGACGAGGGCGCCATCACCCCCGTTTACCTGGCCCTGCTTCCTGCGGGGGCTGGGGAGCCGCAGGGACAGTTTGTGATGGACAAGAAGGTCCAACCGTGGTGA